A section of the Bacillus pumilus genome encodes:
- a CDS encoding MFS transporter, with the protein MKTGKKTKQQKKGAGFGLFLTAPILAWALYDFANTIFSSNMITIFFPFYLQETIGDSARMDQIASTFISYANALASFFLVIFTPLYGVLIDRTGKKKRYITLFTLICIACTFLMGIFAGIDFSSEWFGLPVSLLVVVTLFVIAKFFYHSSLVFYDTILPDLGTKDEIPLISGFGIAVGYLGTLVGLTVYLLVGNDQFHEAFIPTALLFFLFFLPFLFFVKDPHPLPQQEKKASFFSGYKEIIRTFKEMKHYKPAFIFMIAFFFMNDALQTAIAMMAVYAKIIIGFTAGQFILLYLVSTISSIIGSFLFGYITKAIGAKRSITVVYVILIVALILAVTAKTEWVFWVAGSLFGISLGASWGASRILIIELTPKEKRGQFFGLFAFSGKVSSIIGPIIYGSVTLLFAEHGNLASRLALGSLLILAVIGLVIHQFVREKA; encoded by the coding sequence TTGAAAACAGGGAAAAAGACCAAGCAGCAGAAAAAAGGAGCAGGCTTCGGGCTGTTTTTGACAGCACCCATTTTAGCCTGGGCATTGTATGACTTTGCTAATACGATATTTTCATCGAATATGATCACCATTTTCTTCCCGTTCTACTTGCAAGAAACGATCGGAGACAGTGCGAGAATGGATCAAATTGCTAGTACATTTATTTCTTATGCAAACGCACTAGCCAGTTTTTTTCTCGTCATTTTCACACCATTATACGGAGTTCTGATCGATCGGACAGGAAAAAAGAAGCGCTATATCACATTGTTTACTCTCATATGTATAGCTTGTACGTTTTTAATGGGGATCTTTGCTGGAATTGATTTCTCAAGCGAATGGTTTGGATTGCCTGTCTCTTTATTAGTCGTGGTCACCTTGTTTGTGATTGCAAAATTCTTCTATCACTCGAGCTTAGTGTTTTATGACACCATCCTGCCCGATCTTGGGACAAAGGATGAAATACCGCTTATATCTGGATTTGGCATTGCCGTTGGTTATTTAGGGACACTCGTCGGCCTCACAGTTTATTTACTTGTTGGCAATGACCAATTTCATGAAGCATTTATTCCGACAGCACTATTATTCTTTCTTTTTTTCCTGCCATTTCTCTTTTTTGTAAAAGACCCTCATCCACTGCCACAGCAAGAGAAAAAGGCGTCCTTTTTCAGTGGGTATAAAGAAATTATTCGCACGTTTAAAGAGATGAAGCATTATAAGCCGGCTTTTATCTTTATGATCGCATTCTTTTTTATGAATGATGCCTTGCAGACAGCGATTGCGATGATGGCTGTGTATGCCAAAATCATCATTGGCTTTACCGCTGGGCAATTTATCCTGCTTTATCTTGTGTCGACCATTTCAAGTATCATTGGTTCCTTTCTATTTGGATATATCACAAAAGCGATTGGGGCAAAGCGCTCGATTACAGTCGTGTATGTGATTTTGATCGTTGCTCTGATTCTGGCGGTGACAGCCAAAACGGAATGGGTCTTCTGGGTGGCCGGCAGTTTATTCGGAATTTCACTCGGCGCAAGCTGGGGGGCATCACGAATATTGATTATCGAGCTGACACCAAAGGAAAAAAGAGGACAGTTTTTTGGTCTCTTTGCATTCTCAGGGAAGGTGTCGTCCATTATTGGCCCTATCATTTATGGGTCAGTCACTCTGCTGTTTGCAGAGCACGGAAATCTCGCAAGTCGCCTTGCACTAGGGTCTTTACTCATTCTTGCAGTGATAGGACTCGTGATTCATCAATTCGTACGAGAGAAAGCGTAA